The Drosophila innubila isolate TH190305 chromosome 2R unlocalized genomic scaffold, UK_Dinn_1.0 1_C_2R, whole genome shotgun sequence DNA window GTGTCACAAATAACGTGGAAAAGACAGAAGAGGCGCTGTCTAAACTAAGCAGTTTGGATTCCAAACTTTCCAATGTCGTTTACATTTTACCTGAAATGGGAGCTCATTCGGTCGATGGGTTTCACGTGCCAAAGACTCCGACGACAACATCATCATTTCAGCTTGATAGCCGTCTAGTTAAGTTGGATCAGAAAGTTAGCGATATTGATTCAAAGCTAGAGGTGCTGAAGACCCAAATTGATAATAACTTTTTGCAAGTCGATGACTTTAACGCCGAGGCAAGTGAGAAAAAGCCAATTACAATGAATGTAGTGGAAATCACAAAGGCAATGACTGCCGAGGTTATGACCCATGTCTCGTCGGAAGTTAATCAACTACGCGACTCCACCGACAATATTGACAAGAAGCTGCAGTTCCACATAAACATTGAATCGGAGAATATAGGACGAATGCTCCGCATGATGAACGACATTCACGATGCTGTCGTCGATCATCACGAGCAATCAAGTGGTTTCAATGTGACGACAACTGCGTTTCCAGCTATCAAATCCAGTAAAATTGATGCCCTCGTTAAGCAGATGCGGCCCATGGTCTCGGTATCGGAGAAAATGGATGAGGTATGGGATGTTGTTGTGGGCACAAAATCATCTGTTGAtcatttactgcccaaatcggATGCACTTCTTACACAAACTCAGCGCCAAGAACGCGCAATTGGCGAAATCCATCAGGATCTTAAAACGAAAACGAATTTGATAATCAATAATCTGGATATGGTTGAAAAGCGTTTGAAAAAACAAGAGGACGATGTCCAAGTGCTTTCCCAACGTCCCGGACCAGCAGAACTTTTAGGGGATCCAACAATCGATCGCTTAGTCGAGTATGATCCCAGCAggtaagtttttaaatttattcaattattcattattaacattcataaattttttctatagATACTCGGTTATCGATGAAAGTTTGACTGACTTAATCGAGCCACCAACAACACCTTCGTCGACAACACGAACTTCAACAACCTACAACACGTCAACAACAGCATATCCGACATTGAGCACTCCCACGAGTTCCATGTCAACCAGCAGCCAAGCCACTTCTTCCAGCTCCAATCTAAATAATATTCTGGGTTTTATGATAAATGCAACCCtcacaacggcagcaacaacagcctcATGGAATGCAACTCCCACGAAATCATCATTTCGTAAGGGCGGAGTTATCTTTCCGAGTGTAAAGAATAAACCCGCTGTGGTTAACAACACCTTCACCAGTGATATATTCACACTAAAGGATGTTAAGGTAAGTCCTGTAGACATAAGATTAATCATGCTAGAGACCTTGCATACCAAAATTTCAATCCACTTCAATACAGACCAATTTGAACCAGCTCGGAGTACTTTCATCTGTTTTCTGTTGATTAAAAACCCAAAAGTGTCTGTGCAGTAAGAACTTAGaataacacttttttaaaagttaacaagtaaaaaaattacttgttaaaatttgtatttgtcaaaaatgcatataataataattatgggTGGTAAATATAAACTAGAGTTATAATTCgttccttttattttatgtgtcGGAACATAACTCTTGTTTCAAAAACAATCTTACAGTGCTCAGCCACATTTGCAACCtccaatttatatattttatcgcATTAGTAAACACAGGTGTTTCTATATGagtatatgaaaaaaaattggaaactcAGTTCATAATGTAATATATTTGATGCTGAAattgatttacatatacaaTTGGTGATGGTGACAATGATAGACAATATTGATTTGGAATGTGCTAAGCTACATAGATTTTCTAGTATCCACTAAATTACATTAATACCTATACAGACTTGAGTGGGGATTACTTAGGACAAAACAATTCCTTGA harbors:
- the LOC117785005 gene encoding fibrinogen alpha chain, whose amino-acid sequence is MVAFQTRFSGRLSITAIATATAILLIANIVVYSGVSAATNSNSLRSIAGNGNSNLRLALPRTSASQINSAGGAGGAGGGGGGGATASFKLAAKTLNSTRNGNLRTREQQLLSIFEIIITTLEGKLKRIDNLGRSVEDLMGHIETLENRVTNNVEKTEEALSKLSSLDSKLSNVVYILPEMGAHSVDGFHVPKTPTTTSSFQLDSRLVKLDQKVSDIDSKLEVLKTQIDNNFLQVDDFNAEASEKKPITMNVVEITKAMTAEVMTHVSSEVNQLRDSTDNIDKKLQFHINIESENIGRMLRMMNDIHDAVVDHHEQSSGFNVTTTAFPAIKSSKIDALVKQMRPMVSVSEKMDEVWDVVVGTKSSVDHLLPKSDALLTQTQRQERAIGEIHQDLKTKTNLIINNLDMVEKRLKKQEDDVQVLSQRPGPAELLGDPTIDRLVEYDPSRYSVIDESLTDLIEPPTTPSSTTRTSTTYNTSTTAYPTLSTPTSSMSTSSQATSSSSNLNNILGFMINATLTTAATTASWNATPTKSSFRKGGVIFPSVKNKPAVVNNTFTSDIFTLKDVKGFSCVDILNAGMKQSGVFYLQIRGTTYWFLKVFCEQSISDGGWTVIQRRDDFGEPRENFNRDWADYKNGFGEPAKEFWLGNENIYMLTNNEEYALRVELEDFEGNKRYAQYSHFKIHSEADYYKLEIDGYEGNAGDSLNDPWYGSNNSPFSTYNKDNDRSSLNCASMLKGGWWWKSCGRGLNGLYLHDPQDLTARQGIVWFRWRGWDYTLKKATMMIRPRMPQPQTMTLGPVTAN